The genomic window GAGATCTACCGCTCCGCGCGGGGCTGAGTCCGGCTTGCGCGCCGCCGTCTACCACAGCAACCGGGACGTCCGGGTGGTGGAGATCCCCCGGCCGGTGCCCGGGCCCGGCGAGATTCTGGTCCGCGTCCGCGCGTCCGGCATTTGCGGCTCCGACCTGATGGAGTGGTACCGACGGCCGCGGGCTCCGCTCGTGCTCGGGCACGAGGTCGCCGGCGAGGTCGCGCAGACGGGACCGGGCGTGCGGGACCTCCGGCGCGGCGATCGCGTGGTGACGACGCACCACGTGCCGTGCGGGCGCTGCCGTCTCTGTCTCACCGGACGGGAGACCTGCTGTCCCCGGCTCTCGGTCAATCACTTCGACCCCGGCGGCTTCGCGGAGTTCGTCCGCGTGGGAGAGGAGGCGGTCCGGCGCGGGACCTTCCGGCTCCCGCCGCGCACCACCTTCGCCGAGGGTTCGTTCGTCGAGCCGCTCGCCTGCGTGCTGCGCGCGCAGCGCCTCGCGGGGCTCGCGCCGCGCGACGCCGTCGCCATGCTCGGCGGGGGCGTCTCCGGGCTGCTGCACCTGCTCGCCGCGGGCGCGGCGAGCAGGTGGAGC from Acidobacteriota bacterium includes these protein-coding regions:
- a CDS encoding alcohol dehydrogenase; protein product: MRAAVYHSNRDVRVVEIPRPVPGPGEILVRVRASGICGSDLMEWYRRPRAPLVLGHEVAGEVAQTGPGVRDLRRGDRVVTTHHVPCGRCRLCLTGRETCCPRLSVNHFDPGGFAEFVRVGEEAVRRGTFRLPPRTTFAEGSFVEPLACVLRAQRLAGLAPRDAVAMLGGGVSGLLHLLAAGAASRWS